A DNA window from Hyphomicrobiales bacterium contains the following coding sequences:
- a CDS encoding N-acetylmuramoyl-L-alanine amidase — MFGLLKVLIFVLAVEISVDKAFAQQPSTEESVAKLVGFKIAGNEEKARLVLEIDGFLVPTGFLSSAPFRYAIDLPNTKVGLTGKAIKGDPGFLKSIKYGRNENNELRLIVGTEVPFVLKDSFVVPKQGDQPTRLVFDFSKATESQFRIAMARQAEEARLEKDRQEEAKKQETKAASKGDSPRLRRRWRIVVDPGHGGKDGGAKTRKGVLEKEIVLSFAEHLASALSGSGQFDVILTRTSDTFVPLKERVKIARDNDADLFVSIHSDSFPRDRRVRGTAIYTISKKASDSMAATLVAQQNQSDAIAGYDIKDGPNEVVDILFDLTRRETSNLSVLFARHFLQDMKGKVRFFKIPLQRGAFTVLQVPDVPSALIELGFLSNNADAALLSSNEWRERIALEMAGTIASYFKVPLSGLGE, encoded by the coding sequence TTGTTCGGTTTGTTGAAGGTTTTGATTTTTGTGCTCGCCGTTGAGATCTCGGTCGATAAAGCCTTTGCACAGCAGCCATCCACAGAAGAATCGGTTGCGAAATTGGTTGGGTTTAAGATTGCGGGCAACGAGGAAAAAGCGCGCCTTGTTTTAGAGATCGATGGGTTTCTTGTGCCAACGGGCTTCCTGTCTAGTGCGCCGTTTCGATATGCGATTGATCTTCCCAACACAAAAGTCGGTCTGACAGGCAAAGCGATAAAAGGTGACCCAGGTTTTCTAAAATCGATCAAATATGGCCGAAATGAAAACAACGAGCTACGCCTCATCGTCGGCACGGAAGTGCCTTTTGTTTTGAAAGACTCGTTTGTCGTTCCCAAGCAAGGCGATCAACCAACGAGGCTAGTATTTGATTTCAGCAAAGCGACAGAATCCCAGTTTCGCATCGCTATGGCGCGGCAAGCAGAAGAAGCGCGCCTTGAAAAAGACAGACAGGAAGAAGCAAAAAAACAGGAAACGAAAGCAGCCAGCAAAGGCGATTCACCTAGGCTGAGACGGCGGTGGCGAATTGTTGTGGATCCTGGGCACGGTGGAAAAGATGGTGGCGCAAAAACCCGAAAAGGGGTGTTGGAGAAAGAAATTGTTCTTTCGTTTGCCGAACATCTTGCGTCAGCTTTAAGTGGAAGCGGGCAGTTCGATGTCATTTTGACGCGGACATCAGATACATTTGTGCCCTTGAAAGAGCGGGTGAAAATAGCGCGCGACAACGATGCTGATTTGTTCGTTTCAATCCATTCTGACAGCTTTCCTCGAGACCGTCGCGTCCGAGGTACTGCGATTTACACCATTTCCAAAAAAGCCTCAGACAGTATGGCCGCCACTTTGGTTGCTCAACAAAACCAATCTGATGCAATTGCAGGTTACGATATAAAAGACGGGCCGAATGAGGTGGTGGATATTTTGTTCGATCTCACGAGGCGGGAAACGAGCAATCTCTCCGTCTTGTTTGCGCGCCACTTTTTGCAAGATATGAAAGGGAAGGTCAGGTTTTTCAAAATCCCCCTCCAGCGTGGTGCTTTCACGGTGTTACAAGTGCCAGACGTTCCATCTGCCCTGATAGAACTCGGCTTTTTATCAAACAATGCTGATGCTGCGCTTTTATCTTCTAATGAATGGCGCGAGCGTATTGCTTTGGAAATGGCTGGAACAATTGCATCCTACTTTAAAGTCCCGTTGTCGGGGCTAGGGGAGTGA
- a CDS encoding ribonuclease E/G, translated as MDNKMLIDAAHPEETRVVVVRGNRVEEFDFEAENKKQLKGNIYLAKVTRVEPSLQAAFVDYGGNRHGFLAFSEIHPDYYQIPVADRQALLEEEAAAHKAANEEDEEEAPKKRGRRRRGSSKAARAKQDEVQSDVVEEAASDAAEDGAKDEATASTEGEDAAVEASSENAEEAAAEDAPKTDVAAEADAGEETEAESAPEAKADAEDSDEDDDDTDEDDSGDDAEEGVESVGSEDALEEVPERRSRPRAKQYKIQEVIKRRQIILVQVVKEERGNKGAALTTYLSLAGRYSVLMPNTDRGGGISRKITNQSDRKRLRAIATDLDVAEGMGVILRTAGANRTKPEINRDFEYLMRLWENVRDFTLKSSAPSLVYEEGSLLKRSIRDLYNKDIKQVLVSGDEGYREAKEFMRMLMPSHAKNVQPYKDLQPIFARHGVEAQLDAMFSTRVTLKSGGYIIINQTEALVSIDVNSGRSTRESSIEETALSTNLETAEEVARQLRLRDLAGLVVIDFIDMEENRNNRAVERKLKECLRNDRARIQVGRISHFGLLEMSRQRIRASVLESTMEECPHCEGTGYVRDPASVSLHVLRAIEDHLNKGSKHNLIVRTRGSVALYVLNHKRANLIELEERFGLAITFDSDETIIGEYCTISRGERAEAPKSPTIVTPETVDIDAELARDAELDAAAEAAEAELIAKDVAEEEISDEEDKSPRKRRRRRGRRRGKSDADASNNEEGNEEDGDNQAQSSNSDEETEDGEGEGKKKRRRRGRRGGRRDRGGAEATENADASEGEAVDAKPQEDGAPAEATAEAPSDSVSEATSGEPEADEKPAKKPRKRAPRKKKDEAAEASEATEVSEATETVQENAVEEEPKKLTPAEKRAATIAKKKAAKAAEEQAEAAQQAEPEAKSEPEAKAEPETKAEPEAKAEEKEKKPAKSGWWQRRSFF; from the coding sequence ATGGACAACAAGATGCTCATTGATGCCGCCCACCCCGAGGAAACTCGGGTTGTGGTGGTTCGCGGCAACCGGGTCGAGGAATTCGATTTTGAAGCTGAAAACAAGAAACAACTAAAAGGTAATATCTACCTTGCGAAAGTAACGCGAGTAGAGCCATCACTACAGGCAGCCTTTGTCGACTATGGCGGAAACCGTCATGGCTTCCTTGCTTTCTCGGAAATTCATCCAGACTATTATCAAATTCCAGTTGCAGACCGTCAGGCTTTGCTTGAGGAAGAAGCGGCAGCCCACAAAGCAGCCAACGAAGAAGACGAAGAAGAAGCGCCGAAAAAGCGTGGACGTCGTCGTCGTGGCTCAAGTAAGGCTGCCCGCGCCAAGCAAGACGAAGTTCAATCTGATGTTGTTGAGGAAGCTGCAAGTGATGCTGCTGAAGATGGCGCAAAAGATGAAGCCACCGCTTCAACTGAAGGCGAAGACGCTGCAGTAGAAGCATCATCAGAAAATGCTGAAGAAGCAGCGGCTGAAGACGCACCGAAAACAGACGTTGCTGCTGAGGCTGATGCTGGCGAAGAAACAGAAGCTGAAAGCGCACCCGAAGCGAAAGCTGATGCTGAAGACAGCGACGAAGACGACGATGATACGGATGAAGACGATTCTGGCGACGACGCTGAAGAAGGCGTTGAATCAGTTGGTTCAGAAGATGCCTTAGAAGAAGTTCCAGAGCGTCGCTCTCGCCCTCGTGCGAAACAATATAAAATTCAAGAAGTCATCAAGCGTCGCCAAATCATTTTGGTGCAAGTTGTAAAAGAAGAGCGCGGCAACAAGGGTGCAGCCCTCACCACGTATCTCTCTCTTGCTGGTCGCTATTCAGTGTTGATGCCAAATACGGACCGTGGTGGTGGGATTTCTCGCAAGATTACCAATCAATCTGACCGCAAACGTCTGCGGGCAATTGCAACTGATCTTGATGTTGCTGAAGGCATGGGCGTGATTTTGCGTACTGCTGGTGCAAACCGCACTAAGCCTGAAATCAATCGCGACTTTGAATACCTGATGCGCCTTTGGGAAAATGTGCGTGATTTCACCTTGAAATCATCGGCCCCTTCCCTCGTTTATGAGGAAGGCAGTCTGCTGAAACGCTCCATTCGTGACCTCTATAACAAAGACATCAAGCAGGTGCTTGTGTCTGGTGATGAGGGTTATCGCGAAGCAAAAGAATTCATGCGGATGTTGATGCCGAGCCACGCGAAGAACGTGCAACCTTATAAGGATTTGCAACCGATCTTTGCCCGTCACGGTGTTGAAGCTCAACTGGATGCCATGTTCTCCACACGGGTAACATTGAAATCTGGCGGTTATATCATCATCAACCAGACGGAAGCCTTGGTTTCCATTGATGTGAACTCAGGCCGTTCAACTCGTGAAAGCTCGATTGAAGAAACAGCACTCAGCACAAACCTAGAGACTGCCGAAGAAGTTGCCCGTCAGCTCCGTTTGCGCGATCTTGCTGGCCTTGTCGTGATCGACTTCATCGACATGGAAGAAAACCGCAACAATCGTGCTGTTGAACGCAAACTCAAAGAGTGTTTGCGCAATGACCGTGCCCGTATACAAGTCGGTCGCATCTCTCACTTTGGTCTACTTGAAATGTCACGCCAGCGTATTCGCGCAAGCGTGCTTGAAAGCACCATGGAAGAATGCCCGCATTGTGAAGGCACTGGCTATGTGCGCGATCCCGCTTCTGTTTCACTGCATGTGTTGCGAGCGATTGAAGACCATTTAAACAAAGGGTCTAAGCACAATCTAATTGTTCGCACCCGTGGGTCTGTCGCTCTTTACGTCCTAAACCATAAGCGCGCCAATTTGATAGAACTGGAAGAACGTTTTGGCCTTGCCATCACGTTTGATTCTGATGAAACGATTATTGGTGAATATTGCACAATTAGCCGTGGCGAACGCGCTGAAGCGCCGAAATCACCGACTATTGTGACGCCTGAAACTGTCGATATTGATGCTGAACTTGCCCGCGATGCGGAACTTGATGCAGCAGCAGAAGCGGCTGAAGCAGAATTGATTGCCAAGGATGTTGCTGAAGAAGAAATCAGTGACGAAGAAGATAAATCTCCGCGCAAACGCCGCAGAAGACGGGGCCGTAGACGCGGCAAGTCTGATGCAGATGCGTCAAATAATGAAGAAGGCAATGAAGAGGACGGCGATAACCAAGCTCAATCTTCTAATTCTGACGAAGAAACCGAAGACGGCGAAGGCGAAGGCAAAAAGAAGCGTCGCAGACGTGGTCGTCGTGGTGGTCGCCGTGATCGTGGTGGTGCAGAGGCAACTGAAAATGCTGATGCTTCAGAAGGTGAAGCGGTAGACGCAAAGCCTCAAGAAGATGGCGCTCCGGCTGAAGCAACAGCAGAGGCTCCTAGCGATAGCGTTTCAGAAGCAACCAGCGGCGAGCCGGAAGCTGACGAGAAACCTGCGAAAAAACCTCGCAAACGCGCGCCTCGTAAGAAGAAAGACGAAGCAGCGGAAGCTTCTGAAGCGACAGAAGTGTCAGAAGCAACTGAGACAGTTCAAGAAAATGCTGTTGAGGAAGAGCCTAAAAAGCTGACCCCTGCAGAAAAGAGAGCTGCGACAATCGCTAAGAAGAAAGCGGCGAAAGCAGCAGAAGAACAAGCTGAAGCAGCCCAACAGGCCGAGCCAGAAGCTAAATCTGAACCTGAGGCGAAGGCTGAACCAGAAACTAAGGCTGAGCCTGAGGCGAAAGCTGAGGAGAAAGAAAAGAAACCAGCAAAATCTGGTTGGTGGCAACGCCGTTCTTTCTTTTAG
- a CDS encoding aminotransferase class I/II-fold pyridoxal phosphate-dependent enzyme, whose translation MIISTSNRSEISSFLAMDVLRRANAAEREGKDVIHMEVGQPAASAPSIVIDEAQKWLAKGRLGYTDALGLDDLRKRIAQHYFEKYAVEIDPQRVAVTTGSSGGFNLAFLAAFDVGDKIGLPSPGYPAYRNILAALGLEVVEIETTADDRWTLSERALREAHELHGLKGVLVASPANPSGTMLTSDMLKRVCETCKELGIRFISDEIYHGLVFEGEEETALRYSDEVIVVNSFSKYFCMTGWRVGWMILPENMVRTVERLAQNLFISAPELSQRAGIAAFDAMAEFEVIKSGYADNRTIIMAALKEMNLTDYHPVDGAFYFYVNVKNHTNDSLQFSQKMLDEIHVAATPGADFDPVRGHQYLRFSFAGSADNMQRAMERLGNWL comes from the coding sequence TTGATAATATCTACGTCAAATCGAAGTGAGATCTCGTCATTTCTTGCAATGGATGTGCTGCGACGCGCAAATGCGGCCGAGCGCGAGGGTAAGGATGTTATCCACATGGAGGTGGGCCAGCCTGCGGCATCCGCACCCTCTATTGTCATTGATGAGGCCCAAAAATGGTTGGCCAAAGGGCGCTTAGGCTATACCGACGCGCTGGGCCTTGATGATTTACGAAAACGTATTGCCCAGCATTATTTTGAAAAATATGCGGTAGAGATTGATCCGCAGCGTGTCGCGGTAACCACCGGCTCATCTGGAGGCTTTAACCTCGCTTTTCTTGCAGCCTTTGATGTTGGGGATAAAATTGGCCTGCCGTCGCCCGGTTACCCTGCTTACCGCAATATTTTGGCGGCCCTTGGTCTTGAAGTGGTTGAGATTGAAACCACCGCTGATGACCGCTGGACCCTGAGTGAGCGGGCGTTGCGTGAAGCGCATGAACTGCATGGATTAAAAGGCGTCTTAGTCGCAAGCCCTGCCAATCCAAGCGGCACAATGCTGACATCTGATATGCTGAAAAGGGTATGTGAGACATGCAAAGAGCTTGGTATTCGCTTTATTTCAGACGAGATTTATCATGGCCTCGTCTTTGAAGGAGAAGAAGAGACAGCCCTTCGTTATAGCGACGAGGTGATTGTCGTAAATTCGTTCAGCAAATATTTCTGCATGACAGGTTGGCGCGTTGGTTGGATGATTTTGCCTGAAAACATGGTCCGAACTGTAGAGCGGTTGGCGCAAAACCTGTTTATATCCGCACCAGAGTTATCACAAAGGGCAGGGATCGCTGCTTTTGATGCAATGGCGGAGTTTGAAGTTATTAAATCGGGTTATGCCGATAATCGAACAATCATCATGGCAGCACTGAAAGAAATGAACCTGACCGATTATCACCCTGTTGATGGCGCGTTTTATTTCTATGTGAATGTCAAAAACCACACGAACGATTCGTTGCAGTTCTCACAAAAAATGCTGGACGAAATTCATGTTGCAGCAACACCGGGTGCAGATTTTGATCCGGTGCGTGGGCATCAATATCTACGGTTTTCCTTCGCAGGTTCCGCCGACAATATGCAGCGCGCAATGGAGCGATTAGGCAACTGGCTCTAA
- a CDS encoding M48 family metalloprotease gives MTTSIVANAIRSLKLMLAAMLAASMTIGPAAAQGGVPLVRDAEMEALIRDYSQPIFKAAGLKSNFVAIHLVRSNQFNAFVANGRRMFINLGTLRQANTPNEVIGVIAHEAGHIAGGHLSRIRQAVSGARTISIVSSILAGAAIVAGAASGSTTTAQAGAGLLQGSGNIAARTILAHQRTEEVAADRAAVTYLEKTGQSAVGMLKTFETLQRQIPVTATSIDPYVLSHPLPRERIGLIENLVNKSKFRDKKDSASLIARHKLMQAKISAFTEHPQRVGRRYPTKDKSLAADYARAIVGYRFGKVKRAQKNIDKLIKRAPNYPYFWELKGQAYLEGGQPQNAIAPLRKALKLAPGQPLMQTLLGHALVATNNPKNNKEAISVLTKAISRDQTIANAHTQLAIAHSRAGQSGLASLATANGLFYLGDLRGSKFHASRAKKKLKRGTRGWLQADDILTYKNPRL, from the coding sequence ATGACAACCTCTATAGTTGCAAACGCAATTAGGTCTTTGAAATTGATGCTTGCTGCAATGCTAGCCGCTTCGATGACCATCGGGCCTGCTGCTGCTCAAGGCGGTGTACCACTCGTTCGTGATGCTGAGATGGAAGCTTTGATCCGAGATTACTCACAGCCGATCTTCAAGGCCGCTGGCTTAAAATCCAATTTTGTCGCGATCCACCTTGTCCGCTCCAACCAATTCAACGCTTTCGTTGCCAATGGTCGCCGCATGTTCATCAATCTTGGAACACTCAGACAGGCAAACACACCAAACGAAGTAATCGGTGTTATTGCTCACGAAGCAGGCCACATTGCTGGCGGACACCTTTCACGCATTCGACAAGCTGTTTCCGGTGCCCGAACCATCTCAATTGTCTCAAGCATTCTTGCTGGTGCAGCTATTGTTGCAGGTGCGGCATCTGGTAGCACTACAACCGCACAAGCAGGCGCAGGTCTCCTACAAGGCAGCGGCAACATTGCTGCACGGACAATCCTCGCGCACCAACGTACCGAGGAAGTTGCGGCGGACCGTGCCGCGGTCACTTATTTGGAAAAAACCGGCCAATCGGCTGTTGGCATGTTGAAAACATTTGAGACTTTGCAGCGCCAGATCCCTGTAACGGCGACATCAATTGATCCCTATGTCCTTTCCCACCCATTGCCGCGAGAACGCATAGGTTTGATCGAAAACCTTGTGAACAAAAGCAAATTTAGAGACAAAAAAGACAGCGCATCGCTAATCGCCCGCCACAAACTGATGCAGGCCAAGATCTCTGCCTTCACAGAACATCCGCAGCGTGTTGGTCGTCGTTATCCGACAAAAGATAAATCCCTCGCCGCAGATTACGCGCGCGCAATTGTTGGCTATCGTTTTGGCAAGGTAAAACGAGCACAAAAGAACATCGATAAATTGATTAAGCGGGCACCTAATTACCCTTATTTTTGGGAACTCAAGGGCCAAGCTTACCTAGAAGGCGGCCAGCCTCAAAATGCTATAGCGCCTTTGCGTAAAGCGTTGAAATTGGCCCCAGGACAACCGCTTATGCAAACGCTACTCGGCCATGCGCTGGTTGCTACAAACAATCCCAAAAACAACAAAGAAGCGATCAGCGTTCTAACAAAAGCGATTTCTCGGGACCAAACAATAGCAAACGCACATACCCAACTTGCAATCGCTCATTCTCGCGCAGGACAATCTGGTTTGGCGAGCTTAGCAACGGCTAATGGTCTATTCTATTTAGGCGATTTACGTGGGTCCAAATTTCATGCATCGCGCGCCAAAAAGAAGCTTAAAAGAGGAACCAGAGGTTGGCTTCAAGCTGATGATATTTTGACATACAAAAATCCTCGCCTCTAA
- a CDS encoding DsbA family protein, whose amino-acid sequence MSNAHAQSPQSRTDADIEKLVHEYILKNPEVIIEALQAFERQREEQLAADQQRQIQANADILHSSDHQIVIGNPEGDVTLIEFFDYNCGFCRQTLATVEALIEQDPKIKVILKEFPVLGPGSQEAARISIAASKIAPAKYKDLHTQLLSSQGQVNERIALALSANLGIDTDELQSLSQTRQVEEAIGEVYQLASELGINGTPSFIIGNELIPGAVDLDVLQQKVSAMRECGKTTCS is encoded by the coding sequence ATGTCCAACGCCCATGCCCAGTCCCCGCAAAGCCGCACAGATGCAGATATCGAAAAACTGGTTCATGAATACATTTTGAAGAACCCTGAAGTTATCATCGAGGCGCTGCAAGCATTTGAACGTCAGCGCGAAGAACAACTGGCAGCCGATCAACAGCGACAAATCCAAGCGAACGCAGATATTCTGCATTCATCTGACCATCAAATCGTGATCGGCAACCCTGAGGGTGATGTCACGCTGATTGAGTTCTTTGATTATAACTGCGGATTTTGCCGTCAAACATTAGCAACCGTTGAAGCCTTGATTGAGCAAGATCCGAAAATCAAAGTTATCTTGAAAGAATTTCCTGTCCTTGGCCCGGGCTCTCAAGAAGCCGCCCGCATTTCAATAGCAGCATCAAAAATTGCACCAGCGAAATACAAAGATCTGCACACACAGCTTTTGAGCTCTCAAGGTCAGGTCAATGAACGTATCGCCCTTGCGCTATCCGCCAATCTTGGCATCGACACTGACGAGCTTCAAAGCTTATCGCAAACGCGACAGGTGGAAGAAGCCATCGGTGAAGTCTATCAACTTGCCTCTGAATTAGGCATCAACGGTACACCTTCGTTTATTATCGGCAATGAGTTGATACCCGGCGCGGTAGATCTTGATGTATTGCAACAAAAAGTGAGTGCCATGCGCGAATGCGGTAAAACCACCTGCTCCTAG
- the aroQ gene encoding type II 3-dehydroquinate dehydratase, whose amino-acid sequence MTNVLVLNGPNLNLLGTREPEIYGATTLEMLEQECKSVGEKLGFTVQCQQSNHEGELVDALQESGAAGTWVVFNPGAYTHTSVALHDAIAGSNCKVIEVHISNVHAREAFRHHSYVSPVSKGTIVGLGTYGYTLAMQAIAATS is encoded by the coding sequence ATGACCAATGTTTTGGTTCTAAACGGCCCTAACCTAAATTTGTTAGGAACCAGAGAACCTGAAATTTATGGTGCGACCACTTTGGAGATGCTTGAGCAGGAATGTAAAAGCGTTGGCGAAAAGCTTGGGTTTACCGTGCAATGCCAACAGTCCAACCACGAAGGTGAACTTGTTGATGCACTTCAAGAATCTGGTGCTGCAGGCACATGGGTTGTCTTCAATCCTGGCGCCTACACACACACATCCGTCGCGCTGCATGACGCTATTGCAGGCAGTAATTGCAAGGTCATTGAAGTGCATATTTCCAATGTTCATGCGCGCGAAGCTTTCCGCCACCATTCATATGTTTCCCCAGTTTCAAAAGGAACTATTGTAGGCTTGGGCACTTACGGATATACACTCGCAATGCAAGCAATCGCAGCTACCTCCTAA
- the accB gene encoding acetyl-CoA carboxylase biotin carboxyl carrier protein, translated as MAKNEPIDHELIRKLAELLSETDLNEIEIEHETLRLRLSRNSAVTQVVQAAPVAAAPVAAAPAPSTAPAAVAAPADSAASENALKSPMVGTAYLSAEPGKPAFVSVGDKVKVGQTVLIIEAMKTMNQIPADKAGTVKAILVDDAQPVEFGEPLFVIE; from the coding sequence ATGGCAAAAAACGAACCAATCGATCACGAACTCATCCGCAAATTGGCAGAACTTCTTTCAGAAACCGATTTGAATGAAATTGAAATTGAGCATGAGACATTGCGTCTACGCTTATCGAGAAACAGCGCAGTTACTCAAGTGGTTCAAGCGGCACCCGTCGCAGCAGCGCCTGTCGCAGCAGCGCCTGCTCCTAGCACAGCACCTGCCGCAGTCGCTGCACCAGCAGACAGCGCAGCATCAGAAAATGCACTTAAATCACCAATGGTTGGTACAGCGTACCTTTCCGCAGAACCAGGCAAACCTGCGTTTGTTTCTGTAGGTGACAAGGTAAAAGTCGGCCAGACTGTTTTGATCATTGAAGCCATGAAAACCATGAACCAAATTCCTGCCGATAAAGCAGGTACGGTGAAAGCCATTTTGGTTGATGATGCACAGCCAGTAGAATTTGGCGAGCCGCTCTTCGTGATCGAATAA
- the accC gene encoding acetyl-CoA carboxylase biotin carboxylase subunit, translated as MFNKLLIANRGEIALRILRACKELGIQTVAAHSTADADAMHVRLADESVCIGPPPARDSYLKIPEILAACEITGAEAVHPGYGFLSENARFAEILEAHSLTFVGPSAKHISIMGDKITAKQTAEELGIPVVPGSKGAVNSVEEAKKVASEIGYPVIVKAASGGGGRGMKVAMTEADIGEAVSTAKAEAKAAFGDDALYLEKYLITPRHIEIQVFGDGKGNAIHLGERDCSLQRRHQKIWEEALSPTLNEDERASIGKICADAVAKMGYSGAGTVEFLYENGEFYFIEMNTRLQVEHPVTEAVTGIDLVHEQLRVAAGGDLSVTQDDVKFNGHAIECRINAEHPVTFAPSPGTITQYHPPGGFGVRVDSGVYQGYKIPPYYDSLIGKLIVHGRNRTDCMMRLRRALNEFVVDGIETTIPLFHSLLNNKDIQDGIYDIHWLENFLANPENTDTV; from the coding sequence TTGTTCAATAAACTTCTAATTGCCAATCGCGGCGAAATCGCGCTTCGTATTCTTCGTGCTTGTAAAGAGCTTGGCATTCAAACTGTCGCCGCTCACTCAACTGCGGATGCTGACGCAATGCATGTACGCCTTGCAGATGAGAGCGTTTGTATTGGGCCGCCTCCGGCGCGCGATTCTTATTTAAAAATACCGGAAATTTTGGCCGCTTGTGAAATCACAGGCGCTGAAGCGGTTCACCCAGGATATGGTTTTCTTTCTGAAAACGCCCGTTTTGCTGAGATTTTGGAAGCCCATAGCCTCACATTCGTTGGCCCTTCGGCGAAACATATCTCCATTATGGGTGATAAAATCACGGCAAAACAAACGGCAGAAGAACTCGGCATTCCCGTGGTTCCTGGCTCCAAAGGTGCCGTGAACAGCGTTGAAGAAGCCAAGAAGGTTGCCAGCGAAATCGGTTATCCAGTTATTGTAAAAGCGGCAAGCGGTGGCGGTGGTCGCGGCATGAAGGTCGCGATGACTGAGGCTGATATTGGAGAAGCTGTATCAACAGCTAAAGCCGAAGCAAAAGCAGCTTTTGGTGATGACGCACTTTATCTTGAAAAATACCTCATCACGCCGCGCCACATTGAAATTCAAGTGTTTGGCGATGGCAAAGGCAATGCAATCCATTTGGGAGAGCGCGACTGTTCGCTACAGCGCCGCCACCAGAAAATCTGGGAAGAAGCCCTCTCCCCAACGCTCAATGAAGATGAGCGTGCGAGCATTGGCAAAATTTGCGCCGACGCTGTTGCAAAAATGGGATATTCGGGTGCTGGTACGGTTGAGTTCCTTTATGAAAATGGCGAGTTTTATTTCATTGAAATGAACACCCGCCTTCAAGTGGAACACCCAGTAACTGAAGCAGTTACGGGCATTGATTTGGTCCACGAGCAACTTCGCGTTGCCGCTGGCGGTGATCTTTCCGTTACGCAAGACGACGTCAAATTTAATGGCCATGCCATTGAGTGCCGCATAAATGCGGAACATCCTGTTACCTTCGCCCCTTCACCGGGCACAATTACACAATATCACCCACCAGGTGGTTTTGGGGTGCGCGTTGATTCAGGTGTCTATCAGGGCTACAAAATCCCGCCTTATTATGACAGCTTAATTGGTAAGCTCATCGTTCACGGACGTAACCGGACAGACTGCATGATGCGTCTTCGCCGTGCTTTGAACGAATTTGTGGTTGACGGTATTGAGACGACAATTCCTTTGTTCCATTCATTATTGAACAACAAGGATATTCAAGACGGAATATATGATATTCATTGGCTTGAAAACTTTCTCGCCAATCCAGAAAATACCGATACCGTTTAA
- the aat gene encoding leucyl/phenylalanyl-tRNA--protein transferase: protein MSSTADFQITPQVLLKAYACGIFPMAESADDDGLFWVEPEERGIIPLTDFHIPRRLKKTIRKSPYRVVSNKDFEAVIDGCAAVTPDRDVTWINGPIRRLYKDLFETGRAHTVEVYDGDDLVGGLYGVHLGGAFFGESMFSRARDASKIALTHLVARMCAGGFRLLDTQFTTDHLKTFGAIDVSRHRYHLLLETALDRRGDFHALDESISGAEALKIIEEFKI, encoded by the coding sequence TTGTCTTCGACTGCTGACTTTCAAATTACGCCGCAAGTTTTGCTGAAAGCTTATGCGTGCGGCATTTTTCCGATGGCCGAAAGCGCTGACGACGATGGTTTATTCTGGGTTGAACCTGAAGAGCGCGGTATTATTCCGCTTACAGACTTCCATATACCGCGCCGTTTGAAGAAAACCATTCGCAAGAGCCCCTACCGCGTTGTTAGCAACAAAGACTTTGAGGCTGTGATTGATGGATGTGCAGCAGTAACGCCTGATCGCGATGTAACGTGGATCAACGGACCTATCCGAAGGCTGTATAAAGACCTATTCGAAACAGGTCGCGCCCACACCGTGGAAGTATACGACGGGGATGATCTCGTTGGTGGCCTTTATGGTGTTCATCTTGGTGGCGCATTTTTCGGGGAAAGTATGTTTTCTCGTGCACGCGATGCGTCAAAAATCGCGCTTACCCACCTCGTCGCCCGTATGTGTGCAGGTGGTTTCCGTCTGCTTGATACGCAATTCACAACCGACCACTTGAAAACTTTCGGCGCTATAGATGTAAGTCGCCACCGTTATCACCTGCTTTTAGAAACAGCGCTCGATCGACGGGGTGATTTTCATGCCTTAGATGAATCTATAAGCGGCGCCGAAGCGCTTAAAATCATTGAAGAATTTAAAATATAA